Proteins encoded in a region of the Populus alba chromosome 13, ASM523922v2, whole genome shotgun sequence genome:
- the LOC118060968 gene encoding geranylgeranyl transferase type-2 subunit beta 1 produces MGELVVDKHVKYILSVEKRKDSFESVVLEHLRMNGAYWGLATLDLLGKLDALDSNEVIEWIMKCQHESGGFAGNIGHDPHMLYTLSAVQVLALFDKLNVLDADKVANYISGLQNEDGSFSGDEWGEVDSRFSYLAICCLSILHRLDKINVEKAVNYIASCKNVDGGFGCTPGGESHAGQIFCCVGALAITGSLHHVDKDLLGWWLCERQVKSGGLNGRPEKLPDVCYSWWVLSSLIMIDRVHWINKDKLAKFILNCQDTENGGISDRPEDAVDVYHTYFGIAGLSLLEYPGLKAIDPAHALPVDVVDRIFFQK; encoded by the exons ATGGGAGAGTTGGTGGTTGATAAACATGTTAAATACATTTTATCAGTTGAAAAG AGAAAGGATAGTTTCGAATCGGTGGTGTTGGAGCATTTAAGAATGAATGGAGCGTATTGGGGATTGGCTACATTGGATCTTTTAGGAAAGCTTGATGCTTTGGATTCAAATGAAGTTATTGAATGGATCATGAAGTGCCAACATGAGTCTG GTGGATTTGCTGGTAATATCGGGCATGACCCCCATATGCTGTATACCCTTAGTGCTGTACAAGTTTTGGCCCTTTTTGATAAGCTAAATGTTCTGGATGCTGATAAAGTTGCAAATT ATATTAGTGGGCTGCAAAATGAAGATGGATCGTTTTCCGGGGATGAGTGGGGAGAAGTAGACTCTCG GTTTTCATATCTTGCAATATGTTGTCTGTCTATTTTGCATCGTCTGGATAAAATAAACGTGGAGAAGGCAGTTAATTACATCGCAAGTTGCAAAAATGTGGATGGTGGATTTGGATGCACTCCTGGTGGAGAGTCTCATGCTGGCCAGA TTTTCTGTTGTGTGGGTGCTCTTGCTATTACGGGGTCTCTACATCATGTTGACAAGGACCTCCTTGGCTGGTGGCTATGCGAACGCCAAGTCAAATCTGGAGGTCTAAATGGTCGCCCTGAGAAACTTCCTGAT GTTTGCTATTCATGGTGGGTTCTTTCTAGCCTGATTATGATTGACAGAGTTCATTGGATTAACAAGGACAAGCTAGCTAAGTTCATTTTAAACTGTCAG GATACAGAAAATGGAGGAATTTCAGATAGACCAGAAGATGCTGTTGATGTATACCATACATATTTCGGAATAGCTG GGCTTTCGCTTCTTGAATATCCAGGATTGAAAGCCATAGATCCAGCTCATGCTCTACCCGTTGATGTTGTAGACAGGATTTTCTTCCAGAAATAG